One Maniola jurtina chromosome 25, ilManJurt1.1, whole genome shotgun sequence DNA segment encodes these proteins:
- the LOC123878077 gene encoding neural/ectodermal development factor IMP-L2-like gives MINLIPLLAAAALVSLQCLSAYARIDDAKLELDNRLLPNEIPAAIPSPKRRTVGKYVKISGPPPETARFVPGTTLVLECEIMGNPAPFAGWLKNGVPVSDFEEDTNEIFSINPLSPARLTSKFVIRTASNGDVFTCVASSGLRENSASTTVYVEGSGSDSILNEIMPSKPIITAFYNDLFQLVGTSATLPCRAFSPTKTQVLWMDNNENVVYGSNRLRVLPSGDLHISGISWDDMGSWTCSVKNAYGRDVMETFLYPLVAR, from the exons ATGATCAACTTAATACCGCTACTCGCCGCCGCGGCGCTAGTGTCGCTGCAATGCTTGTCGGCCTACGCACGGATCGACGACGCAAAGCTCGAACTAGATAACAGACTATTACCAAATg AAATACCAGCCGCCATTCCGAGTCCCAAACGCCGTACAGTGGGGAAATACGTGAAGATTTCCGGCCCTCCGCCGGAAACGGCCCGGTTCGTGCCCGGCACGACTCTCGTACTGGAGTGTGAGATTATGGGCAACCCGGCGCCGTTTGCCGGATGGTTAAAGAATGGAGTACCGGTTTCTGAT TTTGAAGAAGACACCAACGAGATCTTCTCCATCAACCCACTCAGCCCCGCGCGGCTGACCAGCAAGTTCGTGATCCGAACAGCTTCCAATGGTGATGTCTTTACTTGCGTCGCCAGCTCCGGACTTAGGGAGAATAGCGCCTCCACCACGGTTTATGTTGAAG GCTCCGGATCAGACTCCATCCTCAACGAGATAATGCCGTCGAAGCCGATCATCACTGCGTTCTACAACGACCTGTTCCAGCTGGTGGGCACCAGCGCCACGCTGCCCTGCAGGGCGTTCAGCCCTACCAAGACCCAGGTTCTGTGGATGGACAATAATGAGAATGTTGTCTACGGAAGCAATCGATTGAGG GTGTTACCATCTGGAGACCTGCACATCTCGGGCATCAGTTGGGACGACATGGGCAGCTGGACGTGTTCCGTCAAGAACGCGTACGGTAGAGATGTAATGGAAACATTCCTCTATCCACTCGTGGCGCGTTGA